A part of uncultured Treponema sp. genomic DNA contains:
- the fusA gene encoding elongation factor G, with protein MGFDITKVRNIGISAHIDSGKTTTSERILFYCNKIHQIHEVHGKDGVGAVMDSMDLERERGITIQSAATQVNWKGTTINLIDTPGHVDFTVEVERSLRVLDGAILVLCAVAGVQSQSITVDRQLKRYHVPRIAFVNKCDRQGANPLRVCAQLRDKLGLNAYMVELPIGLEDKLQGVVDLIAMKAYYFEGHDGEDIRVAEIPAELVEQAKEKRAELLEAAAMFDDSLMEDLMEEKEDIPEEKIIAAIRKGTLEENFVAVFCGSAHMNKGIQPVLDGVVRYLPNPTEVHNYGLDLDKNEEQVELFNVENKPCVALAFKLDDGQYGQLTYVRIYQGKITKGDELYNTRAKKKFKVGRIVRMNAAAMEDINEGQPGDIIALFGVDCASGDTFCGGGLNIAMTSMFVPEPVISEAITPVNKQDAANMSKALNRFTKEDPTFQTYVDPESNQTIIKGMGELHLAVYVERMKREYKCEVTVSQPEVAYRESITQRADFNYTHKKQTGGSGQYGRVAGFMEPISEKDYEFVDSIKGGAIPNEYIPSCDKGFKKAMEKGSLIGAPVVGVRCTINDGQYHPVDSSDIAFQTAAIGAFREGYAKAKPAILEPIMKVQIAGPTEFQGNMFGLINQRRGVIIDSSDENGNSTVNAEVPLSEMFGFSTILRSSTQGKAEFTMEFEKYSKVPNAVADELIKAYAEKKKAGQAK; from the coding sequence ATGGGTTTTGATATTACAAAAGTACGTAATATCGGTATCAGTGCGCACATTGACTCTGGTAAAACAACAACATCAGAACGTATCTTGTTCTACTGCAACAAGATTCACCAGATCCATGAAGTTCATGGCAAAGACGGTGTAGGCGCTGTAATGGATTCTATGGATTTGGAGCGCGAGCGTGGAATCACAATCCAGTCAGCAGCGACTCAGGTAAACTGGAAAGGCACAACAATCAACCTTATCGACACTCCAGGCCACGTTGACTTCACAGTTGAAGTTGAACGCTCACTCCGTGTTCTTGACGGAGCAATCCTTGTTCTTTGCGCTGTTGCAGGTGTTCAGTCTCAGTCAATCACAGTTGACCGCCAGCTCAAACGCTACCATGTTCCACGCATCGCTTTCGTAAACAAATGCGACCGCCAGGGTGCAAATCCGCTTCGTGTATGCGCACAGCTCCGCGACAAGCTCGGATTAAACGCATACATGGTAGAACTTCCAATCGGTCTTGAAGACAAACTTCAGGGCGTTGTAGACCTCATCGCAATGAAGGCTTACTATTTTGAAGGACATGACGGTGAAGATATCCGCGTTGCTGAAATTCCAGCAGAACTTGTAGAACAGGCAAAAGAAAAGAGAGCAGAACTTCTTGAAGCAGCCGCAATGTTTGACGACTCGCTCATGGAAGATCTTATGGAAGAAAAAGAAGATATTCCAGAAGAAAAAATTATCGCCGCAATCCGCAAAGGAACTCTTGAAGAAAACTTCGTAGCAGTATTCTGCGGTTCTGCGCACATGAACAAAGGTATTCAGCCAGTTCTTGACGGTGTTGTACGCTATCTTCCTAACCCGACAGAAGTTCACAACTACGGTCTTGACCTTGACAAGAATGAAGAGCAGGTTGAGCTTTTCAATGTTGAAAACAAGCCTTGTGTTGCACTCGCATTCAAACTTGACGATGGTCAGTACGGCCAGCTTACTTATGTCCGCATTTATCAGGGAAAAATCACAAAAGGCGATGAACTTTACAATACACGCGCAAAGAAAAAGTTCAAGGTTGGACGCATTGTCCGCATGAACGCAGCAGCAATGGAAGACATCAATGAAGGTCAGCCAGGCGACATCATCGCGTTGTTCGGTGTTGACTGCGCATCAGGAGACACATTCTGCGGCGGCGGACTCAACATTGCAATGACTTCTATGTTCGTTCCAGAGCCTGTTATTTCAGAAGCAATCACTCCTGTAAACAAGCAGGACGCTGCGAATATGTCAAAAGCTCTCAACCGCTTTACAAAGGAAGACCCGACATTCCAGACTTATGTTGACCCTGAATCAAACCAGACAATCATCAAGGGAATGGGCGAGCTTCACCTTGCAGTTTACGTTGAGCGCATGAAACGTGAATACAAATGCGAAGTTACAGTTTCTCAGCCAGAAGTTGCATACCGCGAGTCTATCACACAGCGCGCTGACTTCAACTACACTCACAAAAAGCAGACTGGTGGTTCAGGACAGTACGGACGCGTTGCCGGTTTCATGGAGCCAATTTCAGAAAAAGACTACGAGTTTGTTGACTCAATCAAAGGTGGAGCAATTCCAAACGAATACATTCCTTCTTGCGACAAAGGTTTCAAGAAAGCAATGGAAAAAGGCTCTCTCATTGGAGCACCAGTTGTTGGCGTAAGATGCACAATCAACGATGGTCAGTACCACCCGGTTGACTCTTCAGACATCGCATTCCAGACTGCTGCTATCGGCGCATTCCGTGAAGGATACGCAAAGGCAAAACCAGCAATCCTTGAGCCAATCATGAAAGTTCAGATTGCAGGACCTACAGAATTCCAGGGAAATATGTTCGGACTTATCAACCAGAGACGCGGTGTTATCATCGATTCTTCTGATGAAAACGGAAACTCAACTGTAAACGCAGAAGTTCCTCTTTCTGAAATGTTCGGATTCTCAACAATTCTCCGCTCTTCTACACAGGGAAAAGCAGAATTCACAATGGAATTTGAAAAATACAGCAAAGTTCCAAATGCAGTTGCCGACGAGCTTATCAAGGCTTATGCAGAAAAGAAAAAGGCTGGACAGGCAAAATAA
- a CDS encoding polymer-forming cytoskeletal protein has translation MYEIKDSKPFDTDEEDFDTVMASDISFTGNIRFSKPFMIKGKMNGTIEASSDLLIDTNAEVNADISTERVLVRGKVVGNINGKKLVYVASTGSVIGDISSAQVVLEPGSVFSGKCSMSGM, from the coding sequence ATGTACGAAATAAAAGATTCAAAGCCGTTTGATACTGACGAAGAAGATTTTGATACTGTAATGGCTAGTGACATTTCATTTACAGGAAATATACGTTTTTCAAAGCCGTTTATGATAAAAGGAAAAATGAACGGAACAATCGAAGCTTCAAGCGATTTGCTTATCGATACAAATGCGGAAGTCAATGCTGACATTTCAACAGAGCGAGTTCTTGTCCGCGGAAAAGTTGTGGGAAATATAAATGGAAAAAAACTTGTTTATGTTGCTTCAACTGGTTCTGTAATTGGCGACATTTCTTCTGCGCAGGTTGTGCTTGAGCCGGGCTCTGTTTTTTCTGGAAAATGCTCAATGTCTGGAATGTAA
- a CDS encoding DEAD/DEAH box helicase: protein MEDLENKINGITMPAEDSQVSVENSNESSNEPETISFADLGLDEITLAAIEKKGFKVPSPIQVLAIPRLLNGDANVIAKARTGTGKTAAFGLPLVQDLREESDHVRAIILEPTRELAMQTATEMASFATGKYPRTAVVYGGASMGEQMRALRRGVEIVVGTPGRVQDLIDRGVLDISKIDYFILDEGDEMLDMGFIEDIENIFECANQDCRVLLFSATVPKEILKIAQRFMGEYEIVEEEGFEEEPLLIEQKYWVVRESEKVEALVRLIDISPDFFGLVFVQRKSDADYVSKSLDERGYEAAALHGDIPQGQREKILARFRSKKTRILVATDVAARGIDIEGVTHVVNYELPFDGPTYVHRIGRTGRAGAAGMAVTFVKPEETRRRLNYLINTVKKSSKGEIVEDKVPSIEEVLEAKKSRLFSDIKNKLGLNQEKTESQTESETDSVSADENAENNISAEPKVPHLRKGDPIFDKLAEELCNGQNPEEVVASLLAVSYGGMLNKNRYGKINTYSVEKGRDRDRGGRRERDRGSRRGGDVFVGDDQLRLYVQMGWDDGYNPRKIADFFHDLLGVPGRKVDAIDMADKFCLLSLPADDGRRAIELSERDRSLPHMHLDTKVTGGGLGERDSFGRDRGSRRGGRDRGRDRDRGFGRDRDFGGRRERDRDRGFRGGSHARAGVHTATQRSGSSSFFKRSDAQEY from the coding sequence ATGGAAGATTTAGAAAACAAAATTAATGGGATTACTATGCCCGCAGAGGATTCGCAGGTTTCTGTGGAAAATTCAAATGAATCATCAAATGAGCCTGAGACAATTTCATTTGCAGACTTGGGACTTGATGAAATCACTCTTGCCGCTATTGAGAAAAAAGGATTTAAAGTTCCTTCACCAATTCAGGTTTTGGCAATTCCACGTCTTTTGAATGGAGATGCAAACGTTATTGCGAAGGCTCGCACTGGAACTGGAAAAACTGCCGCTTTTGGACTTCCGCTTGTTCAGGATTTGCGTGAAGAAAGCGACCATGTCCGCGCAATAATTCTTGAGCCTACACGCGAGCTTGCCATGCAGACTGCGACTGAAATGGCTTCGTTTGCAACTGGAAAATATCCGCGCACTGCTGTTGTTTACGGCGGAGCTTCGATGGGCGAGCAGATGAGAGCTTTGCGCCGCGGAGTTGAAATTGTTGTTGGAACTCCGGGACGTGTTCAGGATTTGATTGACCGCGGTGTTCTTGACATCAGCAAAATCGATTACTTTATTCTTGATGAAGGCGATGAAATGCTTGACATGGGATTCATCGAGGATATTGAAAATATTTTTGAATGCGCAAATCAGGATTGCCGTGTTCTTTTGTTCAGCGCGACAGTTCCAAAAGAAATTTTGAAAATTGCCCAGCGTTTTATGGGCGAGTATGAAATCGTTGAAGAAGAAGGCTTTGAAGAAGAGCCGCTTTTGATTGAGCAAAAATATTGGGTTGTTCGCGAAAGTGAAAAAGTCGAGGCTTTGGTTCGCCTTATCGATATTTCGCCGGATTTCTTCGGACTTGTTTTTGTTCAGAGAAAATCTGATGCTGACTATGTTTCAAAGTCGCTTGATGAGCGCGGATATGAAGCCGCCGCATTGCACGGAGATATTCCTCAGGGACAGCGTGAAAAAATTCTTGCAAGATTCCGTTCAAAGAAAACAAGAATTCTTGTTGCGACTGATGTTGCCGCGCGTGGAATTGATATTGAAGGCGTAACTCACGTTGTAAACTACGAGCTTCCTTTTGATGGTCCGACTTATGTTCACCGCATTGGACGTACTGGACGCGCCGGAGCTGCTGGAATGGCGGTTACTTTTGTAAAGCCGGAAGAAACTCGCAGACGTCTTAATTATCTTATCAACACTGTAAAGAAAAGTTCCAAGGGCGAAATTGTTGAAGACAAAGTTCCTTCAATAGAAGAAGTTCTTGAAGCAAAAAAGAGCCGCCTGTTTTCTGATATTAAAAACAAGCTTGGTCTTAATCAGGAAAAAACTGAATCTCAGACTGAAAGTGAAACTGATTCTGTTTCCGCGGATGAAAATGCTGAAAACAATATTTCCGCAGAGCCAAAAGTTCCTCACTTAAGAAAAGGCGATCCTATTTTTGACAAGCTTGCGGAAGAACTTTGCAACGGTCAGAATCCAGAGGAAGTTGTTGCTTCACTGCTTGCGGTTTCTTACGGCGGAATGCTGAACAAAAACCGCTACGGAAAAATCAATACTTATTCTGTTGAAAAGGGACGCGACAGAGACCGTGGCGGACGCCGTGAACGCGACCGTGGTTCAAGAAGAGGCGGAGATGTTTTTGTTGGCGACGACCAGCTTAGGCTTTATGTTCAGATGGGCTGGGACGATGGCTACAATCCAAGAAAAATTGCGGATTTCTTCCATGATTTGCTTGGTGTTCCGGGGCGCAAAGTTGATGCCATTGATATGGCTGACAAATTCTGTCTTCTTTCTTTGCCGGCTGACGACGGAAGAAGAGCCATTGAGCTTTCCGAGCGCGACCGTTCATTGCCGCACATGCACCTTGACACAAAAGTTACTGGCGGCGGACTTGGCGAGCGCGATTCATTTGGACGCGACCGTGGCTCAAGAAGAGGCGGAAGAGACAGAGGACGGGACCGCGACCGTGGATTTGGACGCGACAGAGACTTTGGCGGACGGCGCGAACGTGATAGAGACAGAGGATTCCGCGGAGGTTCTCATGCAAGAGCTGGAGTTCACACTGCTACACAGAGAAGCGGTTCATCTTCATTCTTCAAGAGATCTGACGCTCAGGAATACTAA
- a CDS encoding tetratricopeptide repeat protein, which produces MNKKNCFAFIIFFVFVSAVFSQASRPDALKLYREGKYKDAVAVCEVEISNNPNNMDSYAVLCWSLVGNKQYREAELRATEARKINSYDIRLMEVLGEAKFYLGKNNEALDMFQRYVANSSETAARLGTAYYYMGEIYVRQTKYEHADISFSAAVKYEPTYSAHWWTRLGYAREMCGDFKNAVTAYDRALGLNSQNYDAVRGKKRCQDRL; this is translated from the coding sequence ATGAATAAGAAAAATTGTTTTGCATTTATTATATTTTTTGTTTTTGTTTCCGCAGTTTTTTCGCAAGCCTCTCGTCCTGATGCCCTTAAGCTTTACCGTGAAGGAAAGTACAAGGATGCGGTTGCTGTCTGTGAAGTTGAAATTTCAAACAATCCGAACAACATGGATTCTTATGCGGTTTTGTGCTGGTCTTTGGTTGGAAACAAGCAGTACAGGGAAGCTGAGCTTAGAGCTACAGAAGCGCGCAAAATAAATTCCTATGATATTCGCTTGATGGAAGTTCTTGGCGAGGCAAAATTTTATCTTGGAAAAAACAATGAAGCGCTTGATATGTTTCAGCGTTATGTTGCGAATTCTTCGGAAACTGCGGCGCGGCTTGGAACTGCATATTATTACATGGGCGAAATTTATGTCCGCCAGACAAAATATGAGCACGCGGACATTTCTTTTAGCGCGGCCGTAAAATATGAGCCGACCTATAGCGCGCATTGGTGGACAAGACTTGGCTACGCGCGTGAAATGTGCGGCGACTTTAAAAATGCCGTTACAGCTTATGACAGAGCGCTTGGCTTGAATTCCCAGAATTACGACGCTGTCCGCGGAAAAAAAAGATGTCAGGATCGTCTTTAG